A window of the Hordeum vulgare subsp. vulgare chromosome 5H, MorexV3_pseudomolecules_assembly, whole genome shotgun sequence genome harbors these coding sequences:
- the LOC123395677 gene encoding hydroxyproline O-galactosyltransferase GALT2-like has product MKRARSSEIFLVGRARARRRLAPLLAAAAFAYLVFVSVKLSGLGSWEDAASIPRPETAASRGELLQRDVPERAPRGRRAAAGGAAVTGYGRITGEILRRHEALGGGSRRRWGLRGNFSELERMASEAWALGAKSWEEASAFSGDVDAIISGDGAAVKCPASLELGGGGEGETAAFLPCGLAVGSAVTVVATARAAVAEYVEALERSGSGNGTVMVAQFAVELRGLRASEGEDPPRILHLNPRLRGDWSRRPVLEMNTCFRMQWGKAQRCDGTPSKDDDHVDGFPKCEKWERRDMADSKETKTSSWFNRFIGRAKKPEMTWPYPFLEGKMFVLTIQAGVEGYHINVGGRHVASFPHRMGFTLEDATGLAVTGGIDVHSVYATSLPKAHPSFSLQNVLEMSDKWKARPVPEEPIQLFIGILSATNHFAERMAIRKTWMQFPAIQLGNVVARFFVALSHRKEINAALKKEAEYFGDVVILPFIDRYELVVLKTVAICQYGVQNVTAEYIMKCDDDTFVRLDVVLQQVSTFNRTLPLYLGNLNLLHRPLRSGKWAVTFEEWPELVYPPYANGPGYVISIDIARDIASRHANQSLRLFKMEDVSMGMWVEDYNTTTIAAPVQYIHSWKFCQYGCVDNYFTAHYQSPRQMLCLWDKLSLGRAQCCNYR; this is encoded by the exons atgaagCGCGCGCGCAGCTCCGAGATCTTCCTCGTCGGCCGTGCGCGCGCGCGCAGGCGCCTGGCGCCCCTCCTCGCCGCGGCGGCCTTCGCGTACCTCGTCTTCGTCTCCGTCAAGCTCTCCGGCCTCGGCAGCTGGGAGGACGCCGCGTCCATCCCACGGCCGGAGACCGCCGCCTCGCGAGGCGAGCTTCTGCAGCGGGACGTCCCCGAGCGGGCTCCCCGCGGCCGCCGCGCCGCTGCGGGCGGTGCTGCTGTCACGGGGTACGGCCGCATCACCGGGGAGATCCTCCGGCGCCACGAAGCTCTTGGCGGGGGGAGTCGGAGGCGGTGGGGCCTGCGGGGCAACTTCTCCGAGCTCGAGCGCATGGCGTCGGAGGCGTGGGCGCTCGGGGCCAAGTCGTGGGAGGAGGCCTCCGCGTTCTCCGGCGACGTGGACGCCATCATCTCGGGCGACGGCGCGGCGGTCAAGTGCCCCGCCTCGCTCGagctcggcggcggcggggagggcGAGACGGCCGCGTTCCTGCCGTGCGGGCTGGCGGTGGGGTCGGCGGTGACGGTCGTGGCGACGGCGCGCGCGGCGGTGGCGGAGTACGTGGAGGCACTGGAGCGGAGCGGGAGCGGGAACGGCACGGTCATGGTGGCGCAGTTCGCGGTGGAGCTGCGCGGCCTGCGCGCCTCCGAGGGCGAGGACCCGCCCAGGATCCTCCACCTCAACCCGCGGCTCCGCGGGGACTGGAGCCGTcggccggtgctggagatgaacaCCTGCTTTCGCATGCAGTGGGGCAAGGCGCAGCGCTGCGACGGCACCCCCTCCAAGGACGACGACCATG TTGATGGGTTTCCAAAATGTGAGAAATGGGAACGGAGGGACATGGCTGATTCAAAAGAAACAAAAACAAGCTCATGGTTCAACAGGTTCATCGGCCGAGCAAAGAAACCAGAAATGACCTGGCCGTACCCATTTTTAGAGGGGAAGATGTTTGTTCTCACTATCCAAGCTGGTGTTGAAGGATACCATATTAATGTAGGGGGTCGTCATGTTGCCTCATTTCCTCATAGGATG GGATTCACTCTCGAAGATGCAACTGGTTTGGCTGTAACAGGCGGCATAGATGTTCACTCGGTGTATGCAACCTCTCTTCCAAAGGCTCATCCTAGTTTTTCTCTGCAAAATGTCTTGGAAATGTCTGATAAGTGGAAGGCTCGCCCTGTGCCAGAGGAACCGATTCAGCTTTTTATCGGCATTCTCTCTGCTACAAACCATTTTGCCGAGCGGATGGCTATTAGAAAAACTTGGATGCAGTTTCCTGCAATCCAATTGGGAAATGTGGTTGCTCGATTCTTTGTCGCACTG AGCCATAGAAAAGAGATAAATGCAGCACTAAAGAAGGAAGCAGAATATTTTGGAGACGTTGTCATTCTGCCATTTATCGACCGGTATGAGTTGGTGGTTCTCAAAACAGTTGCGATATGTCAGTACGGG GTGCAAAATGTTACCGCGGAGTATATCATGAAGTGCGACGATGATACCTTTGTGAGGCTGGATGTAGTGTTGCAACAGGTCTCTACCTTCAACAGAACCTTGCCTCTTTATCTTGGCAACCTAAATCTCTTACACAGGCCTCTCCGGAGCGGTAAATGGGCCGTGACTTTCGAG GAATGGCCAGAATTGGTGTATCCCCCCTATGCCAATGGGCCCGGCTACGTAATTTCGATTGATATTGCCAGAGACATCGCATCCCGTCACGCAAATCAGTCACTAAGG CTGTTCAAGATGGAGGATGTGAGCATGGGCATGTGGGTTGAAGACTACAACACTACCACCATTGCCGCCCCGGTGCAGTACATCCACAGCTGGAAGTTCTGCCAGTACGGCTGCGTGGACAACTACTTCACGGCGCACTACCAGTCCCCCAGGCAGATGCTGTGCCTCTGGGACAAACTGTCGTTAGGCCGCGCGCAATGCTGCAACTACAGATGA
- the LOC123395848 gene encoding 60S ribosomal protein L36-3-like, with protein MAPSQPKSGLFVGINKGHVVTKRELPPRPSDRKGKGTKRVHFVRNLIREVAGFAPYEKRITELLKVGKDKRALKVAKRKLGTHKRAKKKREEMSSVLRKMRSAGGGGAGDKKK; from the exons ATGGCGCCGTCGCAGCCCAAGTCAGGGCTCTTCGTGGGCATCAACAAGGGCCACGTCGTCACCAAGCGCGAGCTGCCGCCCCGCCCGTCCGACCGCAAGGGG AAAGGCACAAAGAGGGTGCATTTTGTCAGGAACTTGATCAGGGAGGTTGCTGGATTCGCTCCATATGAGAAACGTATCACTGAGCTTCTTAAGGTTGGAAAGGACAAGCGTGCACTCAAGGTCGCCAAGAGAAAGCTTGGTACTCACAAGAGAgcaaagaagaagagagaggagatgtCAAGTGTCCTGAGGAAGATGAG gtctgctggtggtggtggtgctggtgacaagaagaaatAG